The Accipiter gentilis chromosome 19, bAccGen1.1, whole genome shotgun sequence genome has a window encoding:
- the RHOG gene encoding rho-related GTP-binding protein RhoG, with product MQSIKCVVVGDGAVGKTCLLICYTTNAFPKEYIPTVFDNYSAQNTVDGRTINLNLWDTAGQEEYDRLRTLSYPQTNVFIICFSIASPPSYENVKHKWYPEVCHHCPSVPILLVGTKKDLRNNPETMKRLKEQNQAPITTQQGISLSKQIRAVKYLECSALNQEGIKDVFTEAVRAVLNPVPAKPKKPCVLL from the coding sequence ATGCAGAGCATCAAGTGCGTGGTGGTGGGCGACGGGGCGGTGGGGAAGACCTGCCTGCTCATCTGCTACACCACCAATGCCTTCCCCAAGGAGTACATCCCCACCGTCTTCGACAACTACAGCGCCCAGAACACGGTGGATGGCAGGACTATTAACTTAAACCTGTGGGACACGGCCGGCCAGGAGGAGTACGACCGCCTCCGGACGCTTTCCTACCCCCAGACCAACGTCTTCATCATCTGCTTCTCCATCGCCAGCCCGCCCTCCTACGAGAACGTCAAGCACAAGTGGTACCCGGAGGTGTGCCACCACTGCCCCAGCGTGCCCATCCTCCTCGTCGGCACCAAGAAGGATCTGAGAAACAACCCTGAGACCATGAAGCGGCTCAAAGAGCAGAACCAGGCGCCCATCACCACCCAGCAAGGCATCAGCCTCTCCAAGCAGATCCGCGCCGTCAAGTACCTGGAGTGCTCGGCGCTCAACCAGGAGGGCATCAAGGATGTCTTCACTGAGGCGGTGAGGGCCGTGCTCAACCCTGTCCCGGCCAAGCCCAAGAAGCCCTGCGTCCTTTTGTGA